GCGATTATCACCCCATTACGGTCTTTTAATGCTCTGACTTCCGTCAAACTCTGGCGCCGTGGCATGTCCCGCCGCGCTGACCCCGGCCCCTTGAATCGTCTTTATCAAGGTCAACCAAAGAATCTTTAAATCGAGTGCCCAGCTGACATGGTCAACGTACCATACATCGAGCTCGAATTTTCGTT
This genomic interval from Pirellulales bacterium contains the following:
- a CDS encoding sugar transferase, which codes for GDMSLVGPRPLMMRYVDRYSPEQFRRHNVLPGVTGWAQINGRNDISWERKFELDVWYVDHVSWALDLKILWLTLIKTIQGAGVSAAGHATAPEFDGSQSIKRP